In the genome of Perca fluviatilis chromosome 4, GENO_Pfluv_1.0, whole genome shotgun sequence, one region contains:
- the LOC120558200 gene encoding transmembrane protein 198-like isoform X2, translated as MADPTGLSSEGAGAGTALVDACSLEIERKYDVIPAVICSMCCLFGIIYCFFGYRCFKAVMFLSGLMFGSVIIFLLCHKEHVLDTQLSVEASAGIGLGIGLLCGLVTMLVRSVGLFMTGLLLGLLLALAALLVTHQFYTPTTVWVPLGTLLGTGMLFAVLTLQWQKLFTMLSTAVFGAAIMTVCADYFVEMLVLAMHVYDCLRLTPGPPLCWYSWVILGVWPALSLIGVLVQWKLTDDSFSHTEVVISRRQKRVQLMRIREKDAKKRPQAGGQEELPAKSAGQTDGHRHFP; from the exons ATGGCAGATCCCACCGGGCTGAGCTCTGAAGGGGCCGGGGCAGGCACAGCCCTGGTCGACGCCTGTAGTTTGGAGATAGAGAGGAAGTATGACGTCATCCCTGCTGTCATCTGCTCCATGTGTTGCCTGTTTGGCATCATCTACTGCTTCTTTG GTTACCGCTGTTTCAAGGCTGTCATGTTCCTGTCTGGTCTGATGTTTGGCTCCGTCATCATTTTCTTGCTGTGTCACAAGGAGCACGTGCTGGACACCCAGCTGAGCGTGGAGGCCAGCGCAGGTATCGGCCTCGGTATCGGCCTGCTGTGCGGTCTGGTTACCATGTTGGTGCGAAGCGTCGGCCTCTTCATGACCGGCCTGCTGCTGGGCCTCCTCCTGGCTCTCGCCGCCCTGCTGGTCACTCACCAGTTCTACACCCCAACCACAGTCTGGGTCCCACTGGGTACACTTCTGGGAACGGGCATGCTGTTTGCTGTGCTGACGCTGCAGTGGCAAAAGCTCTTCACCATGCTCTCCACGGCTGTGTTCGGGGCAGCTATCATGACAGTGTGTGCTGATTACTTTGTGGAGATGCTGGTTTTGGCCATGCATGTATATGATTGCTTGCGCCTCACACCTGGGCCACCTCTCTGCTGGTACAGCTGGGTCATTCTGGGCGTCTGGCCCGCCCTCAGCCTCATAGGAGTACTGGTCCAGTGGAAACTGACAGATGACAGCTTCTCACACACTGAGG TCGTCATCAGCCGGAGACAGAAGAGAGTCCAGCTGATGCGGATTCGAGAGAAGGACGCCAAGAAGCGACCGCAGGCAGGTGGGCAGGAAG AGCTACCTGCAAAGTCTGCGGGACAGACAGATGGGCACAGGCACTTCCCTTAG
- the LOC120558200 gene encoding transmembrane protein 198-like isoform X1, whose product MADPTGLSSEGAGAGTALVDACSLEIERKYDVIPAVICSMCCLFGIIYCFFGYRCFKAVMFLSGLMFGSVIIFLLCHKEHVLDTQLSVEASAGIGLGIGLLCGLVTMLVRSVGLFMTGLLLGLLLALAALLVTHQFYTPTTVWVPLGTLLGTGMLFAVLTLQWQKLFTMLSTAVFGAAIMTVCADYFVEMLVLAMHVYDCLRLTPGPPLCWYSWVILGVWPALSLIGVLVQWKLTDDSFSHTEVVISRRQKRVQLMRIREKDAKKRPQAGGQEGTYRRKPTPVKRYAGDLLAPSYLQSLRDRQMGTGTSLSSLGTANHTMIDLDYDTGSTAPLTATTPVVRV is encoded by the exons ATGGCAGATCCCACCGGGCTGAGCTCTGAAGGGGCCGGGGCAGGCACAGCCCTGGTCGACGCCTGTAGTTTGGAGATAGAGAGGAAGTATGACGTCATCCCTGCTGTCATCTGCTCCATGTGTTGCCTGTTTGGCATCATCTACTGCTTCTTTG GTTACCGCTGTTTCAAGGCTGTCATGTTCCTGTCTGGTCTGATGTTTGGCTCCGTCATCATTTTCTTGCTGTGTCACAAGGAGCACGTGCTGGACACCCAGCTGAGCGTGGAGGCCAGCGCAGGTATCGGCCTCGGTATCGGCCTGCTGTGCGGTCTGGTTACCATGTTGGTGCGAAGCGTCGGCCTCTTCATGACCGGCCTGCTGCTGGGCCTCCTCCTGGCTCTCGCCGCCCTGCTGGTCACTCACCAGTTCTACACCCCAACCACAGTCTGGGTCCCACTGGGTACACTTCTGGGAACGGGCATGCTGTTTGCTGTGCTGACGCTGCAGTGGCAAAAGCTCTTCACCATGCTCTCCACGGCTGTGTTCGGGGCAGCTATCATGACAGTGTGTGCTGATTACTTTGTGGAGATGCTGGTTTTGGCCATGCATGTATATGATTGCTTGCGCCTCACACCTGGGCCACCTCTCTGCTGGTACAGCTGGGTCATTCTGGGCGTCTGGCCCGCCCTCAGCCTCATAGGAGTACTGGTCCAGTGGAAACTGACAGATGACAGCTTCTCACACACTGAGG TCGTCATCAGCCGGAGACAGAAGAGAGTCCAGCTGATGCGGATTCGAGAGAAGGACGCCAAGAAGCGACCGCAGGCAGGTGGGCAGGAAGGCACGTACCGCCGTAAACCCACCCCAGTGAAACGTTACGCTGGGGATCTACTGGCACCG AGCTACCTGCAAAGTCTGCGGGACAGACAGATGGGCACAGGCACTTCCCTTAGCAGCCTAGGCACTGCCAACCACACCATGATCGACCTGGACTATGACACCGGGTCCACCGCGCCCCTTACAGCTACAACCCCAGTCGTCAGGGTCTGA
- the LOC120558200 gene encoding transmembrane protein 198-like isoform X3, with protein MADPTGLSSEGAGAGTALVDACSLEIERKYDVIPAVICSMCCLFGIIYCFFGYRCFKAVMFLSGLMFGSVIIFLLCHKEHVLDTQLSVEASAGIGLGIGLLCGLVTMLVRSVGLFMTGLLLGLLLALAALLVTHQFYTPTTVWVPLGTLLGTGMLFAVLTLQWQKLFTMLSTAVFGAAIMTVCADYFVEMLVLAMHVYDCLRLTPGPPLCWYSWVILGVWPALSLIGVLVQWKLTDDSFSHTEVVISRRQKRVQLMRIREKDAKKRPQAELPAKSAGQTDGHRHFP; from the exons ATGGCAGATCCCACCGGGCTGAGCTCTGAAGGGGCCGGGGCAGGCACAGCCCTGGTCGACGCCTGTAGTTTGGAGATAGAGAGGAAGTATGACGTCATCCCTGCTGTCATCTGCTCCATGTGTTGCCTGTTTGGCATCATCTACTGCTTCTTTG GTTACCGCTGTTTCAAGGCTGTCATGTTCCTGTCTGGTCTGATGTTTGGCTCCGTCATCATTTTCTTGCTGTGTCACAAGGAGCACGTGCTGGACACCCAGCTGAGCGTGGAGGCCAGCGCAGGTATCGGCCTCGGTATCGGCCTGCTGTGCGGTCTGGTTACCATGTTGGTGCGAAGCGTCGGCCTCTTCATGACCGGCCTGCTGCTGGGCCTCCTCCTGGCTCTCGCCGCCCTGCTGGTCACTCACCAGTTCTACACCCCAACCACAGTCTGGGTCCCACTGGGTACACTTCTGGGAACGGGCATGCTGTTTGCTGTGCTGACGCTGCAGTGGCAAAAGCTCTTCACCATGCTCTCCACGGCTGTGTTCGGGGCAGCTATCATGACAGTGTGTGCTGATTACTTTGTGGAGATGCTGGTTTTGGCCATGCATGTATATGATTGCTTGCGCCTCACACCTGGGCCACCTCTCTGCTGGTACAGCTGGGTCATTCTGGGCGTCTGGCCCGCCCTCAGCCTCATAGGAGTACTGGTCCAGTGGAAACTGACAGATGACAGCTTCTCACACACTGAGG TCGTCATCAGCCGGAGACAGAAGAGAGTCCAGCTGATGCGGATTCGAGAGAAGGACGCCAAGAAGCGACCGCAGGCAG AGCTACCTGCAAAGTCTGCGGGACAGACAGATGGGCACAGGCACTTCCCTTAG